A genomic segment from Glycine soja cultivar W05 chromosome 18, ASM419377v2, whole genome shotgun sequence encodes:
- the LOC114396895 gene encoding zinc finger protein CONSTANS-LIKE 4-like, which translates to MALCIWLNQYRVHAANKLESRHPRVALCELREQALAHVTSKADAAALCLACDRDIHSANRLASCHECIPITLFFESEHSVKASSPINFHHRFFSDIDADADANVSIEEAEVTSWLLANPKTDLNSSQYLFSETKLVPYIDLDYAAMDPKTEQNSSATADDVVLMQSNFKSFTYEHQTSFFTATSLDLEPSE; encoded by the exons ATGGCTCTGTGCATATGGCTCAACCAATACAGA GTTCATGCCGCCAACAAGCTCGAGTCGCGCCACCCGCGCGTCGCGCTCTGCGAGCTGCGCGAGCAGGCGCTGGCGCATGTGACCAGCAAGGCTGACGCCGCTGCTCTCTGCCTCGCCTGCGACCGCGATATCCACTCCGCCAACCGCCTCGCCAGCTGCCACGAATGCATCCCCATCACACTGTTCTTCGAGTCCGAACACTCAGTCAAGGCCTCCTCGCCGATCAACTTCCACCACCGCTTCTTCTCCGACATTGACGCTGACGCTGACGCTAACGTCAGCATCGAGGAGGCCGAGGTCACATCCTGGCTGCTAGCTAATCCGAAGACAGATCTAAATTCGTCTCAGTACTTGTTCTCTGAAACCAAACTGGTTCCTTACATAGATCTGGATTACGCGGCCATGGATCCAAAGACGGAGCAGAACAGTTCCGCCACCGCCGACGACGTCGTTCTGATGCAGAGCAACTTCAAGTCGTTCACCTACGAGCACCAAACTTCTTTCTTCACAGCTACTTCTCTCGATCTAGAACCTTCGGAGTGA
- the LOC114395287 gene encoding protein DMP9-like produces MDLNEQQIGIKVYNNNATPPPEHETLNPSSNPPQPKKHRALMAKGVQKTLSKTSLLGNFLPTGTLLTFEMVLPSIYKNGQCTHVHTLMIHFLLFVCALSCFFFHFTDSFHGPDGAVYYGFVTPRGLAVFKPAVAVPEDDRFKVGFTDFVHAVMSVMVFVAIAISDHRVTNCLFPGKDKDMEQVRESFPLMVGIVCSGLFLVFPTFRRGIGCMSA; encoded by the coding sequence ATGGATCTAAACGAACAACAAATCGGCATCAAAGTGTACAACAACAATGCAACTCCACCACCCGAACATGAAACACTGAACCCCTCTTCCAACCCTCCACAACCCAAGAAACATCGTGCCCTAATGGCAAAGGGCGTCCAAAAAACCCTATCAAAAACCTCCCTCCTCGGCAACTTCCTCCCCACAGGAACCCTCCTCACTTTTGAGATGGTCCTCCCCTCCATATACAAGAACGGCCAGTGCACCCACGTTCACACCCTCATGATCCACTTCCTCCTCTTTGTTTGTGCCCTCTCctgcttcttcttccacttCACTGACAGCTTCCACGGCCCCGATGGTGCCGTCTACTATGGCTTCGTCACCCCGAGGGGCCTCGCCGTCTTCAAGCCCGCCGTGGCCGTCCCGGAAGACGACAGGTTTAAGGTCGGGTTCACCGACTTTGTCCATGCTGTCATGTCGGTGATGGTGTTCGTGGCCATTGCTATTTCAGATCATAGGGTCACCAATTGCCTTTTCCCCGGGAAGGATAAGGATATGGAGCAAGTGAGGGAGAGTTTCCCTTTGATGGTGGGGATTGTTTGCAGCGGTTTGTTTCTGGTCTTTCCTACTTTCAGACGTGGGATTGGTTGCATGTCTGCCTAG